The proteins below come from a single Streptomyces tubercidicus genomic window:
- a CDS encoding LysR family transcriptional regulator produces the protein MLKPLHLLTLKAVVRSESFALAARDLGYTASAISQQISSLEKETGLVLFEREAHGIRPTAAAHRLVDLSTHVLAAMDDLDHQVQELATGATGRLRLGSFPTADVRLVPSALSALVETHPRAQIQLEEAEPEELITALSHGDLDVALVYEYGLSPRQWPAGLTRHHLLREDLLLLRARGSGLSAQLSQLSGARWITSREDTAGARSFVRLCAAAGFEAAVAFRSNNYAVVRELVSAGLGVAVVPALGHLPSADVEATRLTQRSAHRQVMALHRSENSNPLLPTVLSCLRRAVPSGEPHLHPADDG, from the coding sequence TTGCTGAAGCCACTGCATCTGCTCACGCTGAAGGCCGTCGTCCGCAGCGAGTCCTTCGCCCTCGCGGCCCGCGATCTCGGCTACACCGCGTCCGCCATCTCGCAGCAGATCTCCTCCCTGGAGAAGGAGACCGGACTGGTGCTGTTCGAGCGGGAGGCACACGGCATCCGCCCCACCGCCGCCGCCCACCGGCTGGTCGATCTCAGCACCCATGTACTGGCCGCCATGGACGATCTGGACCACCAGGTGCAGGAGCTCGCCACCGGCGCCACCGGCCGGCTGCGGCTGGGCAGCTTCCCCACGGCCGACGTCCGGCTGGTGCCCTCGGCGCTGTCCGCCCTCGTCGAGACCCATCCGCGCGCGCAGATCCAGCTGGAGGAGGCCGAACCCGAAGAGCTGATCACCGCGCTCAGCCACGGTGACCTGGACGTCGCGCTGGTCTACGAGTACGGGCTCAGCCCCCGGCAGTGGCCGGCCGGCCTGACCCGCCATCACCTGCTGCGGGAGGATCTCCTGCTGCTCAGGGCCCGGGGGAGCGGGCTGAGCGCCCAGCTGTCCCAGCTGTCCGGGGCCCGCTGGATCACCAGCCGGGAGGACACCGCCGGCGCACGGTCGTTCGTCCGGCTGTGCGCGGCCGCGGGCTTCGAGGCCGCCGTCGCCTTCCGCAGCAACAACTACGCCGTGGTGCGCGAGCTGGTCTCCGCCGGCCTCGGTGTGGCCGTGGTCCCGGCGCTCGGGCATCTGCCCAGTGCGGACGTCGAAGCCACCCGGCTCACCCAGCGCTCCGCCCACCGCCAGGTGATGGCGCTGCACCGCAGTGAGAACAGCAATCCGCTGCTGCCCACCGTGCTCAGCTGTCTGCGCCGTGCGGTGCCGTCCGGCGAGCCGCATCTGCATCCGGCGGACGACGGCTGA
- a CDS encoding glycoside hydrolase family 5 protein: MCLVVTGLAVPHAIAAPAPPDAPGSGPSAAGKAAGKAAGKADGRGDGKAGGKAVEAWTAPLSTRGRYIVDADGKRFRLKSANWDGAQGSWNGSGDIGDPGTHHSGQDSHGIPLGLDRVRISTLLDDFRGLGLNSIRLPFSNEMIRSTAPVPDAAVAANPQLRGKTPLQIYDAVVAALTEGGFAVILNNHTNTTRWCCGLDGNERWNSRQSTRQWADDWVSMARRYQHNGRVVGADLYNEVRRDVLDDPNWGLGDSHDWQAAAQEAADRILTEANPRLLIVIEGINWTGVPVDGLPHGRPTLAPVRQLSHTLVTSGKLVYSAHFYSYTGPHHSGATGMGETHDPRYQDLTRDQLRDVLHDQAFYVSAESGQHFTAPLWISEFGIGSEESGAAARAWFGNLTDYLAETDTDFAYWPLVGWSTDGQGRPAGDNWAMLRYDNAGRRTGVLDGGDWRATAWNRLMTAPQKTGPVPLTPTWHQLTTDHRDFVQSLSARSLGDWDNGARKAACPDGERLIGLSHTRGRGLCTDAPTARDPRAPGSVPIVVRDERYVPADGDWAPGYSKLQCPDGHFLTGYSLRGEKVSAALCTPARSALGMAGNTLWFDRGDNRPPGDPGGDFAHGHYKGQCPATSYAAGIAYTSRVGHSGRPDALLCRPLTREKS; encoded by the coding sequence ATGTGCCTCGTAGTGACGGGGCTTGCCGTCCCCCACGCCATCGCGGCCCCCGCCCCGCCGGACGCTCCCGGGTCCGGACCATCGGCCGCCGGGAAGGCCGCCGGGAAGGCCGCTGGGAAAGCAGACGGTAGAGGCGACGGAAAGGCCGGCGGGAAAGCCGTCGAGGCATGGACGGCTCCGCTCTCCACCCGGGGCCGCTATATCGTCGACGCCGACGGCAAGCGGTTTCGGCTGAAGTCCGCCAACTGGGACGGGGCGCAGGGCTCCTGGAACGGGTCGGGGGACATCGGCGACCCGGGGACTCATCACAGCGGACAGGACTCGCACGGCATACCGCTCGGCCTCGACCGCGTACGGATCTCCACCCTGCTGGACGACTTCCGCGGACTGGGGCTCAACAGCATCCGGCTGCCGTTCTCCAACGAGATGATCCGTTCCACGGCCCCCGTGCCGGATGCCGCGGTCGCCGCCAATCCGCAGCTACGCGGCAAGACACCGCTGCAGATCTACGATGCCGTGGTCGCGGCCCTGACCGAGGGCGGCTTCGCAGTCATCCTCAACAACCACACCAACACCACCCGTTGGTGCTGTGGTCTCGACGGCAATGAGCGGTGGAACAGCCGCCAGTCCACTCGGCAATGGGCCGACGACTGGGTCTCCATGGCCCGCCGCTACCAGCACAACGGCCGCGTGGTGGGGGCGGACCTCTACAACGAGGTGCGCCGTGACGTCCTGGACGACCCCAACTGGGGCCTGGGCGACAGCCACGACTGGCAGGCCGCCGCGCAGGAGGCGGCGGACCGGATCCTCACCGAGGCCAACCCCCGGCTCCTCATCGTCATCGAGGGAATCAACTGGACCGGCGTGCCGGTGGACGGCCTGCCGCACGGCCGCCCCACCCTCGCCCCGGTCCGTCAGCTCTCGCACACCCTCGTCACCTCCGGGAAGCTCGTCTACTCGGCCCACTTCTACAGCTACACGGGCCCGCATCACAGCGGCGCCACGGGGATGGGGGAGACCCACGACCCCCGCTATCAGGACCTGACCCGCGATCAGCTCCGGGACGTACTGCACGACCAGGCGTTCTACGTCTCCGCAGAGAGCGGCCAGCACTTCACCGCACCCCTGTGGATCAGCGAATTCGGCATCGGCTCCGAGGAATCGGGCGCGGCCGCCCGCGCCTGGTTCGGCAACCTCACGGACTACCTCGCCGAAACCGACACGGACTTCGCCTACTGGCCGCTCGTCGGCTGGAGCACCGACGGCCAGGGGCGGCCGGCCGGGGACAACTGGGCCATGCTGCGATACGACAACGCCGGGCGCCGTACCGGAGTTCTCGACGGCGGCGACTGGCGGGCGACCGCCTGGAACCGGCTCATGACCGCGCCACAGAAGACGGGACCGGTGCCATTGACGCCCACGTGGCATCAACTCACCACCGATCACCGCGACTTCGTCCAGTCCCTGAGCGCCCGGTCCCTGGGCGACTGGGACAACGGCGCCCGCAAAGCGGCCTGCCCCGACGGCGAACGGCTCATCGGCCTGAGCCACACCCGAGGCCGCGGGCTGTGCACCGACGCCCCCACGGCCCGCGATCCGCGCGCACCCGGCAGTGTCCCCATCGTGGTGCGGGACGAGCGATATGTCCCCGCCGACGGGGACTGGGCGCCCGGCTACAGCAAACTCCAGTGCCCCGACGGGCACTTCCTGACCGGCTACAGCCTACGGGGAGAGAAGGTCTCCGCCGCGCTGTGCACACCGGCCCGCAGCGCTCTCGGCATGGCGGGGAACACCCTCTGGTTCGACCGCGGCGACAACCGTCCGCCCGGCGACCCCGGCGGCGACTTCGCCCATGGCCACTACAAGGGGCAGTGCCCCGCCACCTCCTATGCGGCGGGGATCGCCTACACCAGCCGTGTCGGACACTCGGGCCGCCCCGACGCGCTGCTCTGCCGCCCCCTGACCCGAGAGAAAAGCTGA
- a CDS encoding SDR family oxidoreductase, with amino-acid sequence MKILIIGGSGFLGTELVRQATAAGWETAATYCSRPSSVPGVSWHRLDLRAAGHVDEVLAATAPDAVINATSGESDWAVTADGSVRVAMAVAKGGCRLVHVSSDAVFSGSRIHYDETCLPDPVTPYGAAKGAAETAVRLLTPAAAVVRTSLIIGNGGSVHERMVHDLADGTRDGVLFTDDIRRPVHVEDLASGLRELAVSDRAGMFHLAGADALSRHELGVLLARRDGLDAAQLPAGRRADTPIPGALDVRLDSGATQRHLQTRLRGAREFLSAG; translated from the coding sequence ATGAAGATTCTGATCATCGGCGGCAGCGGATTCCTGGGTACGGAACTTGTGCGCCAGGCGACGGCCGCCGGCTGGGAGACGGCCGCGACGTACTGTTCCCGCCCCAGCAGCGTGCCCGGAGTCTCGTGGCATCGCCTCGACCTTCGCGCCGCCGGGCATGTCGATGAGGTACTGGCCGCGACCGCGCCCGATGCCGTCATCAACGCAACGAGCGGGGAGAGCGACTGGGCGGTGACCGCCGACGGCTCGGTCCGCGTGGCGATGGCCGTGGCGAAAGGGGGCTGCCGCCTGGTCCATGTCTCCAGCGACGCGGTGTTCTCCGGTTCCCGGATTCACTACGACGAGACCTGTCTGCCCGACCCGGTCACCCCCTACGGCGCGGCAAAGGGCGCCGCCGAGACCGCTGTGCGGCTTCTGACCCCGGCCGCCGCGGTCGTACGCACCTCATTGATCATCGGAAACGGCGGCTCCGTACACGAGCGCATGGTCCACGACCTGGCCGACGGCACACGCGACGGTGTGCTGTTCACCGACGACATCCGCCGCCCGGTGCATGTCGAAGATCTGGCCTCCGGCCTGCGGGAACTCGCCGTGTCCGACCGGGCCGGGATGTTCCACCTCGCCGGAGCGGACGCCCTCAGCCGTCATGAACTCGGCGTTCTCCTCGCCCGACGCGACGGACTCGACGCCGCCCAACTCCCTGCCGGACGCCGAGCCGACACCCCTATCCCCGGGGCGCTCGATGTCCGCCTCGACAGCGGCGCCACCCAGCGGCACCTCCAAACCCGGCTGCGCGGAGCCCGGGAGTTCCTGTCGGCGGGGTGA